The following coding sequences are from one Mesorhizobium onobrychidis window:
- a CDS encoding DUF6152 family protein has translation MQSPFNGVRSVALTAAVMLAAATAAYAHHGWSWTEEGFFELRGKITAIYIGNPHATLDVDAEGEVWRVDLAPPSRTIAAGFTEEVAKVGDEVTAIGHRSRDETEKWMKASRIIVNGKTYDVYPDRVPPA, from the coding sequence ATGCAGTCACCTTTCAACGGGGTTCGGAGCGTCGCGCTGACAGCGGCAGTGATGCTTGCCGCCGCCACCGCAGCCTATGCCCATCACGGCTGGTCGTGGACCGAGGAAGGTTTTTTCGAACTCCGGGGCAAGATCACGGCCATCTATATCGGCAATCCGCACGCCACGCTGGATGTCGACGCAGAGGGCGAGGTCTGGCGGGTGGATTTGGCGCCGCCGTCCCGGACGATCGCCGCCGGCTTCACCGAGGAGGTCGCCAAAGTCGGCGACGAGGTGACCGCGATCGGCCACCGCTCGCGCGACGAGACCGAGAAGTGGATGAAAGCATCCCGCATCATCGTCAATGGCAAGACTTATGATGTTTATCCCGACCGCGTCCCGCCGGCCTGA
- a CDS encoding cold-shock protein, whose translation MATGTVKWFNSTKGFGFIQPDSGGADVFVHISAVERAGLSTLVEGQKINFEIEQDRRTGKSSAGSLSKAA comes from the coding sequence ATGGCAACAGGTACGGTCAAGTGGTTTAATTCCACCAAGGGTTTCGGCTTCATCCAGCCTGACAGCGGCGGCGCGGACGTTTTCGTCCACATCTCCGCAGTCGAGCGCGCTGGGCTGTCGACCCTGGTCGAAGGCCAGAAGATCAACTTCGAGATCGAGCAGGACCGCCGCACTGGCAAGTCGTCCGCTGGATCTCTGAGCAAGGCAGCCTGA
- a CDS encoding methylated-DNA--[protein]-cysteine S-methyltransferase, with amino-acid sequence MESTSPAVAGHAVFETVIGFMGIAWSEAGLTRLSLPQRNRDAVERRLLRHAGSAGSNAQPQWVTELIGSIQAYAAGEDIDFSGVPVDLTGVDDFRLAIYDAARKLAFGETTTYGELAKRAGHAGLARETGAALGANPVPLVIPCHRILAAGGKIGGFSAPGGSTTKEKMLAMEGVRVGPPPPAQVSFGF; translated from the coding sequence ATGGAAAGCACCTCTCCAGCCGTCGCCGGCCACGCGGTCTTCGAAACCGTGATCGGCTTCATGGGCATCGCCTGGAGCGAGGCCGGACTGACGAGGCTTAGCCTGCCCCAGCGCAACCGCGACGCGGTGGAACGCCGGCTGCTGCGCCATGCCGGCAGCGCCGGTTCGAACGCCCAACCGCAATGGGTTACCGAGCTGATTGGGTCGATACAGGCCTATGCAGCCGGCGAAGACATCGATTTCTCCGGTGTGCCGGTCGATCTCACCGGCGTCGACGATTTCCGCCTCGCCATCTACGACGCGGCGCGCAAGCTGGCCTTCGGCGAGACCACCACCTATGGCGAACTGGCCAAGCGCGCGGGCCATGCCGGGCTGGCGCGTGAGACGGGTGCGGCGCTCGGCGCCAACCCGGTGCCGCTGGTCATCCCTTGCCACCGCATTCTTGCCGCCGGCGGCAAGATCGGCGGTTTTTCCGCGCCGGGCGGCTCGACCACCAAGGAAAAGATGCTGGCGATGGAAGGCGTGCGTGTCGGCCCGCCGCCGCCGGCGCAGGTATCATTCGGATTCTGA
- a CDS encoding DUF1476 domain-containing protein: protein MSSMRDRQEGFEKKFAMDEDTKFRAMARRNKLLGLWAAEKLGKTGEDADAYAKEVVRADFEEAGDDDVLRKIRADFDAAGVAQSDLQIRGVMDELLMTAVEQIKNT from the coding sequence ATGAGCAGTATGAGAGACCGTCAGGAAGGCTTCGAAAAGAAGTTTGCGATGGACGAGGACACGAAGTTCAGAGCCATGGCGCGCCGTAACAAGCTGCTCGGCCTATGGGCCGCCGAAAAGCTCGGCAAAACCGGTGAGGACGCCGACGCCTATGCGAAAGAGGTGGTGCGCGCGGACTTCGAAGAGGCCGGGGACGACGACGTGTTGCGCAAAATACGCGCCGATTTCGACGCGGCGGGCGTCGCCCAGTCAGATCTTCAGATTCGCGGCGTCATGGACGAACTGCTGATGACCGCGGTCGAGCAGATCAAAAACACCTGA
- a CDS encoding DUF899 family protein — translation MITFPNESQEYRAARETLLQKEIELRRAMEDVAVARRALPPGGLVPQDYVFDGLDADGKPARIKLSELFSPGKDKLIVYSMMFPRHPQETRDVATSGGTAKLARADQPCPSCTALLDQFDGAIAHLEAAGFNFAVVGKTALENLITLGRDRGWTNMRLLSSAGNSFKRDYHAEADDGAQLPMLSVFHRDADGIRHFWSSELGFAPSEPGQDPRAIGTCEPLWNLMDFTPDGRPDWNEQLQYAGVCCH, via the coding sequence ATGATCACCTTTCCCAACGAATCCCAGGAATACCGCGCCGCCCGCGAAACGCTGTTGCAAAAGGAAATCGAGCTGCGCCGCGCCATGGAGGATGTGGCTGTCGCCCGCCGTGCACTGCCGCCTGGCGGGCTGGTGCCGCAGGATTATGTGTTCGACGGACTTGACGCCGACGGCAAGCCGGCTCGGATAAAGCTGTCGGAGCTGTTTTCGCCTGGCAAGGACAAGCTGATCGTCTACAGCATGATGTTTCCGCGCCATCCGCAGGAGACGCGCGACGTGGCGACAAGCGGCGGCACGGCGAAGCTCGCGCGGGCCGACCAGCCATGCCCGTCCTGCACGGCGCTGCTCGACCAGTTCGACGGTGCCATTGCCCATCTCGAGGCCGCCGGCTTCAATTTCGCCGTGGTTGGCAAGACTGCGCTTGAAAACCTGATCACGCTTGGCCGCGATCGCGGCTGGACGAACATGCGGCTGCTCTCGTCGGCCGGCAACAGCTTCAAGCGCGACTATCACGCCGAGGCCGACGACGGCGCACAACTTCCGATGCTGTCGGTGTTTCATCGCGACGCCGACGGCATCCGCCATTTCTGGAGCTCCGAGCTTGGCTTCGCGCCGTCCGAACCCGGCCAGGACCCGCGCGCCATCGGCACCTGCGAGCCCTTGTGGAACCTGATGGATTTCACGCCCGACGGCCGGCCGGACTGGAACGAACAGCTGCAGTATGCCGGCGTGTGCTGCCACTGA
- a CDS encoding DUF4142 domain-containing protein: MKTHLTLAMVALLAGAPAAFAQSATPADIPAVGQTKIDTETFTKTVPSANRFEIESSKLAEQKNVAADVKDFASLMIRDHTKAGEDFKAALEQSQTTASVTASGPALLSKDQAMLDELKKLDGDAFQAKYIVLQTEAHKQALALFSTYAQSGEDPALKEFAKKTLPTLRTHERRIKDLVAAHR; encoded by the coding sequence GTGAAAACGCATCTCACGCTTGCCATGGTCGCCTTGCTTGCCGGCGCGCCGGCGGCCTTCGCCCAATCCGCCACGCCGGCCGATATACCTGCTGTCGGCCAAACCAAGATTGACACCGAGACCTTCACCAAAACGGTCCCCAGCGCCAACCGGTTCGAGATTGAAAGCAGCAAGCTGGCCGAACAAAAGAATGTCGCCGCCGATGTGAAGGATTTCGCCTCGCTGATGATTAGGGATCACACCAAGGCTGGCGAGGATTTCAAGGCAGCTCTCGAACAGAGCCAGACCACGGCCTCGGTGACAGCGAGCGGCCCCGCCCTGTTGTCGAAGGATCAGGCGATGCTGGACGAGCTCAAGAAGCTCGACGGCGATGCTTTCCAGGCGAAATACATCGTCCTGCAGACGGAGGCGCACAAGCAGGCGTTGGCGCTGTTTTCCACCTATGCACAGTCGGGCGAAGACCCGGCGCTGAAGGAATTCGCCAAGAAGACGCTACCGACGTTGCGCACGCACGAAAGGCGCATAAAGGATTTGGTGGCCGCCCACAGGTAA
- a CDS encoding GNAT family N-acetyltransferase, with translation MPEPRPPAPNDVRLRKILDDTLAPPRWPEGFVMRGFEAADALALHALLTTVFDDGADGPFEEWWPRISSDAEFDPALCFLVIDSKGRLAGAALCWTRAFVKDLAVHPEARGRGIAEALMWHVFAAFRARGAEHVDLKTSTVENAAAVRLYERLGMFEVDWAG, from the coding sequence ATGCCTGAGCCGCGACCGCCGGCGCCGAACGACGTAAGGCTGCGCAAGATCCTCGACGACACGCTTGCTCCGCCGCGCTGGCCGGAAGGTTTTGTCATGCGCGGCTTCGAGGCTGCCGACGCGCTCGCTTTGCATGCGCTGCTGACCACCGTGTTCGACGATGGCGCCGATGGGCCGTTCGAGGAATGGTGGCCGCGCATTTCAAGCGACGCGGAATTCGACCCTGCCTTATGTTTCCTGGTTATCGACAGCAAGGGTCGGCTGGCGGGCGCGGCACTGTGCTGGACGAGGGCGTTCGTCAAAGACCTTGCCGTCCACCCCGAGGCGCGCGGCCGAGGCATCGCCGAAGCGCTGATGTGGCACGTCTTCGCCGCCTTTCGCGCACGGGGCGCCGAGCATGTCGATCTCAAAACCAGCACGGTGGAGAACGCCGCCGCCGTCAGGCTCTACGAGCGGCTGGGGATGTTCGAAGTCGACTGGGCGGGGTGA
- a CDS encoding glutathione S-transferase family protein, whose protein sequence is MTILYGMIDSGNCYKPRLLMAKLGMAFTNVEVSSHTGDTRKPDYIAKNPNAMVPLLELDDGRRLAESNAILLYLAEGTRFLPADRYERALAYQWLFFEQYSHEPYIAVRKALLTFPERAKDATPERLAVTLERGNKALGVMNKHLAGSAFFAGDALSVADIALYAYTHTAEMGGFQLDAYPAVAAWLKRVEVDPGHVPMEWLG, encoded by the coding sequence ATGACCATACTCTACGGAATGATCGACAGCGGCAATTGCTACAAGCCGCGCCTGTTGATGGCCAAGCTGGGCATGGCTTTCACCAATGTCGAGGTCAGTTCGCACACCGGCGACACGCGCAAGCCGGACTATATCGCCAAGAACCCGAACGCCATGGTGCCGTTGCTCGAGCTCGACGACGGCCGGCGGCTTGCCGAATCCAATGCCATCCTGCTCTATCTCGCCGAAGGCACGCGGTTCCTGCCGGCCGACAGATACGAGCGGGCACTGGCCTATCAATGGCTGTTCTTCGAGCAGTACAGCCACGAACCTTATATCGCGGTGCGCAAGGCGCTGCTCACCTTTCCCGAACGGGCCAAGGACGCGACGCCGGAGCGGCTGGCGGTGACGCTGGAGCGCGGCAACAAGGCGCTCGGCGTGATGAACAAGCATCTGGCGGGCAGTGCGTTCTTTGCCGGTGATGCATTGAGCGTCGCCGACATCGCGCTCTATGCCTATACGCATACGGCCGAGATGGGCGGTTTTCAGCTCGATGCCTATCCGGCGGTGGCGGCCTGGCTGAAACGGGTCGAGGTCGATCCGGGGCACGTGCCGATGGAATGGCTGGGGTAG
- a CDS encoding lysozyme inhibitor LprI family protein, with product MRLLLSKTGLAKTGLVILAIPLLAGVAHADDCANAQDQATMNECADKSFTEADKKLNHAYRQIEGQLKDDAATKKLLVGAQRAWVAFRDAECAFQGGPTDMAGSMYPMVIADCKESLTNIRLKDFQGYLNCQEGDTSCPVPTAP from the coding sequence ATGCGGCTTTTGCTTTCCAAAACGGGTCTGGCCAAAACGGGTCTGGTGATCCTCGCCATTCCGCTTCTTGCGGGCGTTGCGCACGCCGACGATTGCGCCAACGCGCAGGACCAGGCGACCATGAACGAATGCGCCGACAAGTCGTTCACCGAAGCCGACAAGAAGCTCAACCACGCCTACAGGCAGATCGAGGGGCAGCTGAAGGACGATGCTGCGACGAAGAAGCTGCTGGTCGGTGCGCAGCGCGCCTGGGTCGCCTTCCGCGATGCCGAATGCGCTTTCCAGGGCGGCCCGACCGATATGGCAGGCAGCATGTATCCGATGGTTATCGCCGACTGCAAGGAGAGCCTCACCAACATCAGGCTGAAGGATTTTCAGGGCTATCTCAACTGCCAGGAGGGCGACACGAGCTGCCCGGTGCCGACAGCGCCATAG
- a CDS encoding lytic transglycosylase domain-containing protein: MPAKIIFPAIGVMLAAAGLSGCTSTSQTKAVPSLTETTAAGADAGFTLALPDTVSVLPESSGIAPVQTAALAVDPTAMPAQPAAFAGPTPLAAPAPAAMTADAAPARAAPVYATAAVAMPVTGETGKTMPGVQQAAYVVPENPSALLSTSPAKEYSAGPRGEIERLIEKYAVLYEVPVDLVRRVVKRESTFNPKAYNRGHWGLMQIKHATARGMGYDGPASGLFDAETNLKYAVKYLRGAWLVAGGNAKRADRLYQSGYYYDAKRKGMLGETGLGRDRGRRRLQPDA, translated from the coding sequence TTGCCAGCAAAAATCATCTTTCCCGCGATCGGCGTGATGCTCGCTGCGGCCGGTCTCAGCGGCTGCACTTCGACCTCGCAGACGAAGGCCGTGCCTTCCCTGACTGAAACCACCGCCGCAGGCGCTGATGCCGGCTTTACGCTGGCGCTGCCCGACACGGTTTCGGTGCTGCCGGAATCGTCCGGCATCGCGCCTGTCCAGACGGCGGCGCTGGCTGTCGACCCCACCGCGATGCCTGCCCAGCCGGCCGCCTTTGCCGGCCCGACTCCGCTGGCCGCACCTGCGCCTGCAGCCATGACGGCCGATGCCGCGCCAGCCAGGGCAGCACCTGTCTATGCGACGGCCGCTGTGGCCATGCCGGTCACCGGCGAGACAGGCAAGACGATGCCCGGCGTTCAGCAGGCCGCCTATGTCGTGCCTGAGAATCCGTCCGCCCTGCTTTCGACCAGCCCTGCCAAGGAGTATTCGGCGGGCCCGCGCGGCGAAATCGAGCGGCTGATCGAGAAATATGCCGTCCTCTATGAGGTGCCGGTCGATCTGGTGCGCCGTGTCGTCAAGCGCGAGAGCACCTTCAATCCCAAGGCTTACAATCGCGGCCATTGGGGGCTGATGCAGATCAAGCATGCGACGGCGCGCGGCATGGGCTATGACGGGCCGGCGAGCGGGTTGTTCGACGCCGAGACCAATCTGAAATATGCGGTGAAATATCTGCGCGGCGCTTGGCTGGTGGCCGGCGGCAATGCCAAGCGCGCCGACCGGCTCTACCAGAGCGGCTATTATTACGACGCTAAGCGCAAGGGCATGCTGGGAGAAACCGGCCTTGGCCGCGACCGCGGTCGGCGTCGCCTGCAGCCCGATGCCTGA